The Prunus dulcis chromosome 3, ALMONDv2, whole genome shotgun sequence genome segment TCCATATAATTactttaagtgattttaagcGATTTTGGGGAGAagctgtcacaccccggacctgGGATCGGTAGAAACCCCGCACCCGGTGcgtgagaaaataaaaagaaagccaaaacagggtttaaaataaacttctcttataaaaatatatccaaaatcttacaactttacaataaaaataaataaagctctATCACTCTCATCTAATTCAGCCTCAACCGATTTAGTCCTTGTCTTGCCCACTAATacatctgaaaaattaaatagggTGAATGATGAGCAACCACTGCTCAGTGAGTAGATTATGTAATATGCTAGTCAAGCAATGCTGTTTTACACACTTTAGAAAATATCATGAAAAGATACACCAATCCAGATCATATCACATCATCCCTTCATATCTCGGTTATCCTTCATAGCATGTAACTAACCACGTGACCTCTATTGGCCTTACTACCCTATGTCCCCGTGTGGTACATCTATCCCTCTGATACCCCAACATTTAAGTTCTCATGTTCTATGAATAATACATATTTCACAAATATTCCAATATATATAGTGTGAAAGATTGCTCCAAATTAGACATGCTTGACTTGAAATAGAGAGATAATTGTAAATAGAACAAATCCACGATAATTCatggttttcatattttatcacaaaataagaaCTTTTAGAACACATTACATAAACCATTCACCTCGATAATGAAAGCCCTTAAAATAAATTGGCAAGACAACCCATCTACCTATCTTCATGTACTATCACCCAAACCAAGCTCCAAGAGTTTCATCACCACTCTCTCCTTCTTTCCAATTTATCATGTTTTAAAACTATAAGGTTATGCTCCTATTTATAGTGTTTATAGGGATATGATAAACTTCAATATTAAAAGGATAAGAACATTCAAGtttatccaaaaaataaatatcataATAAGATAAGATTATCCaaaagataaatatcttaaaaagataatatcgttgaagtttatctaaaaaataaatatcttCTTTTATTCGTTTAAAATACGGGTCTTCACATAAACACGAGAGATGATTCTCCATAAAATCAAATCACtttaaagtgattatatggaGAAATAATTCTCCATATAAGTGACTATTAATCTATCTAAAATTACTGTTAaacatttcattaaaaaaaaaattactttcaAACGAGTCCTAAAGAAAAAGGACTGtaattgtttatatatatattgatttagCGGCAATATGTCACTATGCTTTTCAGAAAATATTCACTGGTTAAACAGGTCACTGTTGTATggcttttttaaaatcttattttatgaattactGTTTTTTACAGTCAAATATAGCTTAATTAAGCAGGCTGATCCACAAGGTCACTAACcaacaataagaaaaaattacaTGGTGCATAAGATTCTCTCAAATTTCCTCCTTGCGTCTTTTTGAAAGAAGTGAAAGGTGTAAGCAAAAACCACTCAAACATCACATCCAAGAACACAGGGATAAAGACAAAACATTCCACTATTTTGTTAGCAATAAAGTTACAAAAAACccatctcctcctcttctttccTGTACCAATGAAAACTACACAGTAAAGTTGTATAAGTACATAGACCATATAGTTCCCCCCGCTAAACATTGATTGTAATTgtaccctctctctctctctctctgtctctcccACCTCACTGTCTGCAATACTACTTACACAATgcattcaattttcaattgaattttgaatcaAACCCAAACCAAAGTGATGAAATCAAGTACCAAATAGAGTGTGACCACACCACCTCCCAATCTcactctcttcttttttcactttttattattaaactCATTAATGTGTTTCATCCATAAgcaataagaagaagaagaagaagcagctcAAGCTCAagctcactctctctctctctctctctctccaatggctctctctcttctctatcTCCTCATAATCTCACTCTCCTTCTCCAACTtaccctcttcttcttcttcttcttcttcttcttctgataataataataataataataatgttaaTAATGCTGCAAAGACCTTCATAGTCCAAGTCCAGCCAAGCTCCAAAccctccattttcccaacccACCAAGACTGGtactcttcctctctctcctctctttcttccgATAAAGCCACTGCCCCCACTGTCCTCCACACTTACTCTACTGTCTTCCATGGCTTCTCTGCCAAGCTTTCCCCATCCCAAGCCCAGACACTTCAGTCCCTTGACCACGTCACCACCATTATCCCCGAGCAAGTCCGCCAACTCCACACCACCCGCTCCCCCGAGTTCCTCGGCCTCCGCTCCACCGACGCCGCCGGTACCCTCCTCAGGGAGTCCGATTTCGGGTCCGACCTTGTCATCGGAGTCATCGACACCGGCATCTGGCCTGAACGCAAGTCATTCCACGACCGAGACCTGGGCCCCACCCCCTCCAAGTGGAAAGGCCAGTGCGTCGCCGGCAAAGACTTCCCCGCCACCACCTGCAACCGCAAGCTTATCGGCGCTCGCTTCTTCTCCGCTGGCTTCGAGTCCACCAACGGAAAAATGAATGAGACCACAGAGTACCGCTCCCCCCGCGACTCCGACGGCCACGGGACCCACACTGCCTCCATCGCTGCCGGGAGGTACGTTTTCCCGGCATCCACTCTCGGCTACGCCAAGGGCGTTGCCGCCGGAATGGCTCCCAAGGCCCGGCTTGCTGCCTACAAGGTCTGCTGGAGCGCCGGCTGCTACGACTCCGACATCCTCGCCGCGTTCGACGCCGCTGTCGCCGACGGCTGCGACGTCGTTTCCCTCAGCGTCGGTGGCGTCGTCGTCCCCTACCACCTCGACGCCATAGCCATCGGCGCGTACGGAGCCTCGGACGCCGGCGTCTTCGTCTCTGCCTCCGCCGGAAACGGCGGTCCCGGAGGGCTCACAGTCACCAATGTGGCACCGTGGGTGACAACCGTAGGCGCGGGAACTATCGACAGGGACTTCCCGGCCGATGTGAAGCTCGGGAACGGCAGAATAATCCCGGGCATGAGCATCTATTCCGGGCCGGGTCTCGCTCCGGGTCGGATGTACCCGCTGGTTTACGCGGGCGGCGTCGGCGGCGATGGCTACTCCTCGTCTCTGTGTCTAGAAGGTTCTCTGAATCAAGTAAAAGGGAAAATCGTCGTCTGCGACAGAGGAATTAATTCAAGAGCCGCGAAAGGTGACGTGGTGAAGAAAGCCGGAGGCGTTGGTATGATACTCGCGAACGGGGTTTTCGACGGCGAAGGACTAGTAGCTGACTGCCACGTGTTACCCGCCACCGCTGTCGCTGCCTCCACGGGCGACGAAATCAGGAGATACAT includes the following:
- the LOC117621103 gene encoding subtilisin-like protease SBT1.5 → MALSLLYLLIISLSFSNLPSSSSSSSSSSDNNNNNNNVNNAAKTFIVQVQPSSKPSIFPTHQDWYSSSLSSLSSDKATAPTVLHTYSTVFHGFSAKLSPSQAQTLQSLDHVTTIIPEQVRQLHTTRSPEFLGLRSTDAAGTLLRESDFGSDLVIGVIDTGIWPERKSFHDRDLGPTPSKWKGQCVAGKDFPATTCNRKLIGARFFSAGFESTNGKMNETTEYRSPRDSDGHGTHTASIAAGRYVFPASTLGYAKGVAAGMAPKARLAAYKVCWSAGCYDSDILAAFDAAVADGCDVVSLSVGGVVVPYHLDAIAIGAYGASDAGVFVSASAGNGGPGGLTVTNVAPWVTTVGAGTIDRDFPADVKLGNGRIIPGMSIYSGPGLAPGRMYPLVYAGGVGGDGYSSSLCLEGSLNQVKGKIVVCDRGINSRAAKGDVVKKAGGVGMILANGVFDGEGLVADCHVLPATAVAASTGDEIRRYIAASKSKSPATATIVFKGTRIRVQPAPVVASFSARGPNPESPEVLKPDVIAPGLNILAAWPDKVGPSGVASDKRNTEFNILSGTSMACPHVSGLAALLKAAHPDWSPAAIRSALMTTAYTVDNRGETMLDESSGNTSSVMDFGAGHVHPQKAMDPGLVYDIVSYDYVDFLCNSNYTTKNIQVVTRKFANCNGAKRAGHSGNLNYPSLSVVFQQYGKHKMSTHFIRTVTNVGTPNSVYQVTVKPAAGMTVTVEPEKLAFRRVGQKLSFLVRVQALAVKLSPGSTSVKGGSIVWSDGKHTVTSPLVVTMQQPL